One genomic region from Nostoc sphaeroides encodes:
- a CDS encoding SWIM zinc finger family protein → MTNYTLQASREWWSQQWLDLLDSYRFKKRLERARNYARQGNVLSIEFKGAKVLARVQGSEIEPYKVSLSLEPFSDEQWGYVIESMSQKAIFAAKLLAGEMPQNIEEVFTANGLSIFPFTLGDVQSKCSCPDKANPCKHIGALYYQLGDRFSEDPFVLFQLRGRTKEQIISDLRQLRSAKIKPNTTETPDIQQSIPNNKYSVKIDSFWQYNEPLESSLVVIAPSTNEMVLDVLGAIPLAKEEENAVNSTSSDVVMKSLNTVYRDVSQKAFLAAMNVGGS, encoded by the coding sequence ATGACTAATTATACATTACAAGCTAGTCGAGAATGGTGGTCACAACAATGGCTAGATTTACTAGATTCCTATCGTTTTAAAAAGCGTTTAGAACGTGCGAGAAATTATGCTCGTCAAGGAAATGTTTTGAGCATCGAATTTAAAGGTGCGAAAGTATTGGCTAGAGTGCAAGGTAGTGAAATAGAACCTTATAAAGTTTCCCTTTCCCTTGAACCCTTTAGTGATGAACAGTGGGGTTATGTAATTGAAAGCATGTCCCAAAAGGCAATTTTTGCTGCCAAATTACTAGCAGGAGAAATGCCACAAAATATAGAAGAAGTGTTCACAGCTAATGGTCTTTCGATATTTCCATTTACCCTTGGTGATGTCCAAAGTAAATGCTCTTGTCCTGATAAAGCAAATCCCTGTAAACACATTGGTGCCCTGTACTATCAGTTAGGCGATCGCTTCAGTGAAGACCCCTTTGTACTATTTCAATTGCGTGGACGCACTAAAGAGCAAATTATCAGCGATTTACGTCAATTACGCAGTGCCAAGATTAAACCTAATACCACAGAAACACCTGATATTCAACAGTCAATTCCTAATAACAAATACTCAGTAAAAATTGACTCTTTCTGGCAATATAATGAGCCATTAGAGTCATCATTAGTAGTGATTGCGCCGTCCACTAATGAGATGGTATTAGATGTATTAGGAGCAATCCCCCTAGCGAAGGAAGAGGAAAATGCAGTAAATTCAACTTCTAGTGATGTGGTAATGAAGTCTTTGAATACAGTTTACAGAGATGTGAGCCAAAAGGCTTTTTTAGCAGCAATGAATGTGGGAGGAAGCTGA
- a CDS encoding PIN domain-containing protein, with protein sequence MKVIIDTNIVVSAAIADKNPEVVILFVIANSDFEWVVSAEIIAEYKAIRLG encoded by the coding sequence ATGAAAGTTATTATTGATACTAATATCGTAGTCTCTGCTGCTATAGCTGATAAAAATCCAGAGGTAGTAATTTTATTTGTGATTGCTAATTCTGATTTTGAGTGGGTTGTATCGGCAGAAATTATAGCAGAGTATAAGGCAATACGCTTGGGTTAG
- a CDS encoding Uma2 family endonuclease, which produces MTVAKNRADRVMLYDISWQQFENLLKDLGEHRAARLAYDRTTLEIMTPLLEHEHYKEVISIAVQDIAEELAIDYESFGSTTWKRESRMAGVESDNCFYFQNEAAIRGRLDLDLRQDPPPDFALEIDVTSKSLNRFPIYARLGVPELWCYDSGELKIYHLQNGEYVESENSLVFPTLAIRYLPKLIEQNRANGRRAIRQAVREWVRKGGKGELSSQYNS; this is translated from the coding sequence ATGACAGTCGCCAAAAATCGAGCAGACCGAGTAATGCTTTACGACATTAGCTGGCAACAGTTTGAAAATCTTCTAAAAGACTTAGGAGAGCATCGGGCAGCGAGGTTAGCTTACGATCGCACTACCTTAGAAATTATGACACCTTTACTTGAACACGAACATTACAAAGAGGTAATTAGTATTGCAGTTCAAGATATCGCGGAAGAGTTGGCTATAGACTATGAAAGTTTTGGCTCGACTACTTGGAAGCGAGAAAGCCGAATGGCAGGGGTAGAATCAGATAATTGCTTCTATTTCCAGAATGAAGCTGCGATTCGGGGTAGATTGGATCTGGACTTGAGACAAGACCCACCGCCTGATTTTGCACTGGAAATTGATGTTACCAGTAAGTCCCTAAATCGTTTTCCCATCTATGCCCGTCTGGGAGTACCAGAACTCTGGTGTTATGACTCCGGTGAACTAAAGATTTACCACCTACAAAATGGGGAATATGTCGAGTCCGAGAACAGTTTAGTATTTCCTACTTTAGCAATTCGATATCTACCAAAACTGATTGAGCAAAATCGGGCAAATGGCAGACGGGCAATTCGTCAGGCAGTGCGCGAATGGGTAAGAAAAGGCGGAAAAGGTGAACTATCTAGTCAATATAATTCATAA